A genome region from Solanum pennellii chromosome 12, SPENNV200 includes the following:
- the LOC107005215 gene encoding sugar transporter ERD6-like 4, whose product MSFREENSEDGRGGDLRKPFLHTGSWYRMGSAQTSSMLGSSQVIRDSSISVLACVMIVALGPIQFGFTSGYSSPTQTAIVNDLKLSVSEFSLFGSLSNVGAMVGAISSGQIAEYIGRKGSLMIAAIPNIIGWLSISFAKDLSFLYMGRLLEGFGVGIISYTVPVYIAEIAPQNLRGALGSVNQLSVTIGIMLAYLLGLFVNWRVLAVLGTLPCLALIPGLFFIPESPRWLAKMGLTEDFETSLQVLRGFDADISVEVNEIKRAVASTSRKSTIRFADLKQRRYWLPLMIGIGLLVLQQLSGTNGVIFYSSNIFLSAGISSSDAATLGFGAIQVVATAVSTWLVDKTGRRLLLIVSSAGMAVSLLIVSIAFFLKDFVDEDSTFYGVLGMISVVGVLLMIVSFSLGMGPIPWLIMSEILPVKIKGLAGSVATLSNWFFSWVITATAPLLLAWSSGGTFTLYTLMCAFTVAFVTIWVPETKGKTLEEIQFSFR is encoded by the exons atgagtttcagAGAAGAAAATAGTGAAGATGGTAGAGGAGGGGATCTGAGGAAGCCATTTTTACATACTGGAAGTTGGTATCGAATGGGTTCAGCACAAACTTCTAGCATGTTGGGTTCTTCTCAAGTTATCCGTGATAGCTCAATTTCAGTTCTTGCTTGTGTTATGATTGTTGCTTTAGGTCCAATCCAGTTTGGGTTCACT TCTGGTTACTCATCGCCTACGCAAACTGCCATAGTCAATGATCTGAAGCTCAGTGTATCTGAG tTCTCTTTATTCGGTTCCTTATCCAATGTGGGTGCTATGGTTGGGGCAATATCTAGTGGTCAAATTGCCGAGTATATTGGACGAAAAGGG TCTTTAATGATAGCTGCTATACCTAACATCATTGGTTGGCTTTCCATCTCGTTTGCCAAA GATCTGTCCTTCTTATACATGGGAAGATTATTGGAAGGTTTTGGAGTCGGCATAATATCTTACACG GTTCCTGTATATATTGCCGAGATAGCACCTCAGAACCTGAGAGGGGCCCTGGGGTCAGTTAACCAG CTCTCTGTTACAATTGGGATCATGTTGGCTTATTTGCTAGGACTTTTTGTAAATTGGAGAGTGCTTGCTGTTCTTG GAACATTGCCCTGCCTTGCACTGATACCAGGCCTATTTTTCATCCCAGAATCTCCTAGGTGGTTG GCCAAGATGGGTCTGACAGAAGATTTTGAAACCTCTTTGCAAGTTCTCCGAGGGTTCGATGCTGACATTTCCGTTGAAGTAAATGAAATTAAG AGGGCTGTAGCATCCACAAGCCGAAAGTCGACAATACGTTTTGCAGATCTCAAACAAAGAAGATATTGGCTGCCTCTCATG ATAGGCATTGGACTGCTTGTCCTACAACAACTCAGCGGAACCAATGGTGTGATCTTCTATTCCAGTAACATTTTCCTATCGGCCG GGATTTCTTCAAGTGATGCTGCAACTTTAGGTTTTGGTGCTATCCAG GTGGTTGCCACTGCTGTTTCTACATGGCTGGTGGATAAAACTGGCCGTAGGCTTTTACTGATT GTCTCGTCGGCTGGAATGGCTGTTAGTCTCCTTATTGTTTCCATTGCATTCTTTCTGAAG GATTTCGTAGATGAGGATTCTACCTTCTATGGTGTTCTAGGCATGATATCTGTGGTTGGTGTTTTG ttgATGATTGTTTCATTTTCGCTTGGAATGGGACCTATTCCGTGGCTTATAATGTCTGAG ATTCTTCCGGTTAAGATCAAAGGCCTTGCTGGAAGTGTAGCGACGTTATCAAATTGGTTCTTTTCCTGGGTAATTACAGCAACTGCACCGCTGCTATTAGCTTGGAGCAGCGGAG GAACCTTCACTCTTTATACACTTATGTGTGCATTCACCGTGGCGTTTGTGACAATTTGGGTACCTGAGACGAAAGGGAAAACACTAGAGGAAATACAGTTCTCGTTTAGATGA